The following proteins are co-located in the Fusobacteria bacterium ZRK30 genome:
- a CDS encoding metal-sensitive transcriptional regulator, whose translation MSTCCADKKSHHNEELKKKLKNRLNRIEGQVRGINKMVEEDIYCDDILTQISSIRSALSGTANLLLEAHMKSCMIEQLSEGKTEVIDELLVTIKKMMK comes from the coding sequence ATGTCAACATGCTGTGCAGATAAGAAGTCACACCATAATGAGGAGTTAAAGAAAAAATTAAAAAATAGATTAAACAGGATCGAGGGGCAGGTCAGAGGGATAAATAAGATGGTAGAAGAGGATATATATTGTGATGATATCTTGACTCAGATATCTTCTATAAGGAGCGCTCTCAGCGGAACGGCCAACCTCTTACTGGAAGCTCATATGAAGTCATGTATGATTGAGCAGCTGTCTGAGGGGAAAACAGAGGTTATAGATGAACTGC
- a CDS encoding heavy metal translocating P-type ATPase produces the protein MKTMVLKLTGLGCGKCKKKVEGIANNIDGVSKGVVDLEASALTIDFESEILVDFDHLKKEIINAGYGVLEQGKNKEENNELHTIKNSESVGSEKEQSIIENKVLVTEIIEIGGITCQACVRTIETKTGKLAGVEKADINFLTSKLEIVFDSTKVNLDTIKKTIEYAGYEVIEEGFIEDITLKIEGMTCQSCVRSIEVNLGKEQGVDEVVVNLTTEKMRIKFNKKEIKLSQIRKKVEALGFKAVKDEKDPGFDKKKLELKKKWYELMGMLFFGGVILYIAMGSMLGASLPGIIDLDKNPMNFALIQLLFTIPVVYLGKRFYLVGFKVLFRNPNMDSLIAIGTGAAILYSLYGTLEIYMGNLTMAHHLYYESAVVILALISLGKYLEDVSKGKTSEAIKKLGSLRPKMAALMKDGEIIEVEVEEVEVGDIVLVKPGEKIPVDGVVINGQTSVDESMLTGESIPVKKRAGDRVVGASINKNGSIQIETKATGEDTTLSHIIKLVEDAQGSKAPIARMADIISGYFVPVVIVIAMVSSTLWYLAGKLGWIELNNDPSIFALTIFIAVLVIACPCSLGLATPTAIMVGTGMGAKNGILIKGGEALETTHKLDYIIFDKTGTITLGKPKVTDIVESEKDGVIDKQRLLQLAGSLETHSEHPLGDAIVEEVKARGMKLLEVSGFNSVTGMGIAGVVEEKAILVGNEKLMVKNNIEVSPEDKERIDQLAKQGKTPMMVAIEGKFSGIIAVADPIKESSRKAIQNLKDMGIQVAMITGDNKKTADAIGEQVGIDMVLSEVMPEDKIEEVKKLQEQEYRVGMVGDGINDAPALAQANIGIGIASGTDVAMESADIVLMKSDLKDVAVAIELSRATIKNIKQNLFWAFGYNTLGIPVAAGLLYIFGGPLLNPMIAGAAMAMSSVSVVSNALRLKLFKSKY, from the coding sequence ATGAAAACTATGGTACTAAAATTAACAGGCTTAGGGTGTGGAAAGTGTAAGAAGAAAGTGGAAGGAATCGCAAATAATATAGATGGTGTAAGTAAAGGAGTAGTAGATTTAGAAGCATCTGCTCTAACTATTGACTTTGAGAGTGAAATTTTAGTTGATTTTGACCATCTGAAAAAAGAGATAATAAATGCAGGCTATGGAGTTTTGGAACAGGGAAAAAATAAGGAAGAAAATAATGAGTTACATACTATAAAAAATAGTGAGAGTGTTGGGTCTGAAAAAGAGCAATCTATAATAGAAAATAAAGTTTTAGTAACTGAAATTATTGAGATAGGAGGGATTACCTGCCAGGCATGTGTGAGGACTATTGAGACGAAGACAGGAAAGTTAGCCGGAGTAGAAAAGGCAGATATAAATTTTTTAACGAGTAAATTAGAGATAGTTTTTGATTCTACAAAGGTAAATCTGGATACCATAAAGAAAACAATTGAATATGCAGGATATGAGGTTATAGAGGAAGGTTTCATAGAAGATATAACTCTAAAGATCGAAGGGATGACCTGCCAGTCGTGTGTTAGGAGTATAGAGGTAAACCTGGGGAAGGAACAAGGTGTCGATGAAGTTGTAGTAAATTTAACCACAGAAAAAATGAGGATAAAATTTAATAAAAAGGAGATAAAATTATCTCAGATTAGAAAAAAAGTAGAGGCTTTGGGATTTAAAGCCGTAAAGGATGAGAAAGATCCGGGTTTTGATAAGAAAAAATTAGAGTTGAAGAAAAAATGGTATGAATTGATGGGAATGCTTTTTTTTGGAGGGGTAATACTGTATATAGCAATGGGATCTATGTTGGGAGCCTCTCTGCCTGGAATTATTGATCTGGATAAAAACCCAATGAATTTTGCACTTATTCAGCTATTATTTACAATACCGGTAGTTTATTTAGGAAAAAGATTTTATTTGGTAGGATTCAAAGTTTTATTCAGGAACCCCAATATGGACAGCTTGATAGCCATTGGTACAGGAGCAGCTATATTGTACAGTCTATATGGAACCCTTGAAATCTATATGGGGAATCTAACCATGGCTCACCATCTATACTATGAATCAGCAGTGGTGATATTAGCTCTTATCTCTTTGGGAAAATATTTAGAGGATGTAAGTAAGGGTAAAACCTCGGAAGCTATTAAAAAACTAGGAAGTTTAAGACCTAAAATGGCAGCTCTAATGAAAGATGGAGAGATCATAGAGGTAGAAGTAGAAGAGGTAGAAGTAGGGGATATTGTACTGGTTAAACCTGGAGAAAAAATTCCTGTAGATGGGGTTGTTATAAACGGTCAAACCAGTGTAGATGAATCTATGCTGACTGGTGAGAGTATACCTGTGAAAAAAAGGGCAGGAGATAGGGTAGTGGGAGCAAGTATAAATAAAAATGGAAGTATCCAGATAGAAACAAAGGCTACAGGAGAGGATACGACCCTGTCCCATATAATAAAATTAGTAGAGGATGCCCAAGGATCTAAAGCTCCGATTGCCAGAATGGCAGATATAATATCAGGATATTTTGTACCTGTGGTTATAGTAATTGCAATGGTTTCATCAACTCTATGGTATTTAGCAGGAAAATTAGGATGGATAGAGTTAAATAACGATCCAAGTATATTTGCTCTAACTATATTTATAGCGGTATTAGTTATAGCTTGTCCATGTTCTTTAGGACTTGCAACTCCTACAGCTATTATGGTAGGAACTGGTATGGGAGCTAAAAACGGGATACTAATAAAAGGTGGGGAAGCATTGGAAACTACCCATAAGCTGGATTATATAATTTTTGATAAAACAGGAACTATTACCCTTGGAAAGCCTAAAGTAACGGATATAGTGGAATCTGAGAAAGACGGAGTAATAGATAAGCAAAGATTGTTGCAGCTGGCTGGATCTCTTGAAACCCATTCTGAACATCCTCTGGGAGATGCCATAGTAGAGGAAGTAAAGGCAAGAGGGATGAAACTTTTAGAGGTAAGTGGATTTAATTCAGTAACAGGAATGGGAATAGCAGGAGTAGTAGAGGAAAAGGCCATCTTGGTTGGAAATGAAAAATTGATGGTAAAAAATAATATAGAAGTGTCGCCTGAGGATAAAGAGAGGATAGATCAGCTGGCTAAACAAGGGAAGACGCCTATGATGGTTGCTATAGAGGGAAAATTCAGCGGGATAATAGCAGTGGCTGATCCAATAAAGGAAAGCAGCAGAAAAGCTATTCAAAATTTAAAAGATATGGGAATCCAGGTAGCTATGATAACTGGAGATAATAAAAAAACAGCAGATGCAATAGGGGAACAGGTAGGAATAGACATGGTGTTGTCTGAAGTGATGCCAGAGGATAAGATAGAAGAGGTAAAAAAATTACAGGAGCAGGAATATAGAGTAGGGATGGTAGGAGACGGGATAAATGATGCTCCTGCACTAGCTCAGGCAAATATAGGAATAGGAATAGCTTCTGGAACAGATGTGGCTATGGAGTCAGCGGATATAGTACTTATGAAAAGTGACTTAAAGGATGTGGCTGTGGCCATCGAACTCAGTCGTGCTACCATTAAAAATATTAAGCAGAATTTATTTTGGGCATTTGGATATAATACTTTAGGGATACCGGTAGCAGCAGGACTACTCTATATATTTGGCGGACCATTACTAAATCCAATGATAGCAGGAGCAGCCATGGCAATGAGTTCAGTTTCTGTAGTGAGTAATGCACTCCGATTAAAATTGTTTAAAAGTAAATACTAG